One segment of Macaca fascicularis isolate 582-1 chromosome 2, T2T-MFA8v1.1 DNA contains the following:
- the LOC141406908 gene encoding rho GTPase-activating protein 7-like: MKRIKVPDCKDRSVFRVPLMVSVQRTGQPLPQSIQQAMRYLQNHYLDQVGLFRKSGVKSWIQALRQMNEGAVDCVNYEGQSAYDVADMLKQYF; this comes from the exons ATGAAGAGGATCAAGGTTCCAGACTGCAAGGACCGGAGTGTGTTCAGGGTCCCACTGATGGTCAGTGTGCAGCGCACAGGACAGCCGTTGCCTCAGAGCATCCAGCAGGCCATGCGATACCTCCAGAACCATTATTTGGATCAG GTTGGGCTCTTCAGAAAATCGGGGGTCAAGTCCTGGATTCAGGCTCTGCGCCAGATGAATGAAGGTGCCGTAGACTGTGTCAACTATGAAGGACAGTCTGCTTATGACGTGGCAGACATGCTGAAGCAGTATTTTTGA